The region TCTTTTTAAGTAAAGCGCCGAAAGAGAAATATTAGCAGTTGAAAATTGGGAATGGCAGCAGCGGAGTCATCGTGTTCACACTGGTGGCACGCCCCTTTCTACCTGGCCATGTGTTGTACCCTCGCTTTCATGGCCATCTCCACCGCTAGATACTACCCCTCCACCAACCCCCTCCCCACTCCCCACGCCCTCGCCCTCAACGCTTCCCTCGCCCTCCGCCTCCACGGCGGCTTCCACATCACCGCCACCCTCCTCCAAATCTCCCCAGAGCTCTTCCTCTCCTCCCCCCACACTACCCTCTTCGCCATCCAAGACTCCGCCATCTCCCTCCTCTCCCTCCCGCCCTCCTCCATGCGCCACCTCCTCCGCTACCACGCCGTCCCCGCCACCCTCCCCATGTCCGCCCTCCTCAAGAAACCTCCCGGTTTCTGCCTCCAAACCCTCGCCGCCGACGACACCCTCGCCATCACCAACTCCACCAATTACACCTCCCTCACCATCAACCACGTCTTGGTCTCccaccccgacatgttcctccaCGGCCCTCTCGCCGTCCACGGCGTCTCCGCGCCCTTCGACGCCGCCTCCAGCCAGAGCAGCAAAGGGGCGGTGGAGTGGAAAGGGATAATCAGGGTTTTGAGCTCCAATGGATTTGTTTCATTCGCGATCGGATTGAACGCGGTTGTGGATGGGATTCTTCGAGATTACGCGAATCTTTCCTCCGTCACCGTGCTTGCGGCGCCGAATTTTGAGTTTCTGTCTTCGCCGTCGCCGTTCTTGGATAGAATCGTGAGGTTTCACATTCTGCGACAGAGATTTAGTTATGTGGAGTTGAGTGCGGTGGGGAATTCATCGCTCACTACATTGCTTCCTGCCTCTCATCTCCACATTGCTAATTTTTCTCCAAATTTGGCTCTAAATGGAGTCCAGATTACTAGGCCTGACATCTTCTCCTCCAAGAACTTCGTCGTTCATGGAATTTCAAGGACTTTTCATTTCGACGATTTCTTTCACTaattccttcttttttctttttttttttaataatttttgctCTGCTTGTACATTGTAAAGACAGAAATGTAGATACGGAGATTGCAGTTTTTGACttgttattcatttcattttattttaagagTCTGTCAAATTAATTCTGTTGTCTTACAACTGGTGCTCCATATCTTTTTAATCAGTATTGTTTCAATATCCGTACCAGATTCAGTGGTACAACACATTCTAAAAAGAACACAAGATTATCAGTTGACCAAGTAAAACGTGAGGGTGAAGAAGATAAACAAAGATGTCATTGGCCTGTCTGTTCAAGGAAACCATGTAATGTCAACCACTTGTTTATGCTATTTTTTCAGATATTCCTTGTGATTTGATACTAGTATATTAATAtcaaatttctaaaattaaatactTAATGAATTAATGTCACTGCATAGTTGAATTGATAAATGGATATGACCAACTCTAAGATTAAATCCACACAAAACTTGCACAGAAAATGACACTGGGAAGTCTCTTAGATTAGTAGGCTATATATAATTAGGTCACGCCTGCAACAGAGTTGACCTCAAAACACCATCCAAAAAATTCAATTACTGTGTTTTCTCAATCTATTCCCATTTAGGAGCGCTTTAATCTCATCAAATTATAATGTCTTGTAACTGCTGCACTAGATCACTATAAGAGGAATTCAAATAATAATGATTTTCCAAAGCAATACATACAATGTGGAAAAACACAAAGTCAactactaattattttattaacagTTCACGACGTGAAACCATTGTTTTCTTGAGCAATACTGTGGCACGCGTAGAGACGTTGCTTCTCATCCCTGCCTCTGACTTTCTtcatatatgtataaaaaaaagagGGTTTCTTTTGCTATAAGTAGCTCTACAAAACACCATTTGCAGTTCATCTTGTTTTAGTTAAGgatcttctttcttttaaaaaatcattCGGATATGAGAATCCAAACTAGTTCGACTTTGTTTCTCATATTCATGATTGTTTCAGCAGAGTTCCATGTTTCCAGTTGCAGAGACATCAACCATGCTGCAAATGAAGCAAGAGTGAGGGCTAACTTTTATTCCACTTTTCTTCGACACTTCTCCGTTGTTCCTCGGTACACAGCCGAGAGCAACAAGCTGCACGTGGTATCGCGAAGGCTCGTCCCGTGTGGTCCGAACCCACTTCACAACTGATCTTGCCAATCATCCAAGATAGCTCTCAGTCTTTTTCTATATCTGAATATTGAAGACATAAATAGATACAGATTTTATTCCCTTTTGTTATTTCATTCAATAGATTGGATAATGTTGCAGTAGAACTCTGAAATAAATATCGGGAGTTTGTTGAATTCTTTGGATTGTGAAGAATCATTTATATTCTGATGATGTGTAATAGTTAATGAATTACAATTAAATACTACATATACATGAATGTTACTCCTTTCAAACTCGATGTGATGTAAATTAACAGGCCTATTATATGCAACTATTTAATTCAAATGGTTTTTTCTTGTTTACTTTACTTCAGTAACGTGAATATCGTGAAGAAATCAAGCTTCACAGCACAGTTTATATTGCTAGAAACTTGTATTTATCTAAAAAGGGGTTGACTTGGAAATATGCTACGCCTCATGTTGCCAAAACAAATTATTAGCCGGAGAAAAAGAATTAaagatcattttttttcttgttatGAAAAAACTGGAACAGTATTGATATTGCGTTGAAGACCCGCAAATTACAAGGctataaggccatccgcaacgctatctcttatccgtctcttaaccggctcatctcttcactatttatgggtcccactgtactttttatctcatctcttaactaagaaacaacacctgcaaccctccatctcttaaccgtctcttaatcatcacatcccttaactattcattcaatttcctttttttatttttttccaacaaattcaattaataaaaaacacacttcataaaataaaataaaaatacaacttaaaattcaaaaaaataaaaaaaaaaacacataattaaaatcctaaaaaaataaaaattacataatttaaaatacaattgtatagaaattaaaaaaactactccgctggcgaatcatctcccgaaggcggtggcggtgcactcaagctacctagaggcggaataccaatttgtcttgccatatactcaattccagCAAGATGAGCTTGATATTGTGGAGgtgtcatgcgggaagtgtccgccatcgtggcggtcaagtacatggacaatagggtgttcgagcccgagaccgagaccgagcccgagcccgccaggcttgattctcctcggcccctcctccctctagccgccttcgggGGAGTCAGTGTTTGTTTGTAAATAGTGCAAAATTGTGAAATGGATGGTGAACGCCCGGAGTGGCTGCCGGTGGACTGGAAAGTTTGTGTGAGAGCTCGGAGCTCTGGAAGAAAAGATAGGGTAAATTAGTTACTATACTACTACATTATTTCAATTTCATAACTTTTTATTTCTGCAATGCGATTTTAGTGGCTGGTTACCTCGGTGTAAGACTTGTCTAGTTGTCTGATGAGTTCATAGTTATTATTTAGTACATGCAGTTTGATTTAGTGAACTGAGAAGAGCAGCCGATCTGTCAACgtgattattttgatttttttatttttgttagatATTATGTTGAGAAGCACTTGTTTTGGTAATTAAAGTCTGATAAATCAAGATTCAGTCTTTTGCTGTATTTTATTGAGTATGAGATCTTTAGACTTGATCTTCTACTTGCAACAATCTATTATGACACCAATAAAAAAAAGCCTCAATCCTTATTCCTTCTAACTTTTTGTGGCGGAATACTGTTTTTTGAAACTGGTTCTGATTATTCTGTATACATGGCTAGTATTATGTGAGTCCATCAAACAGCAAATTGGATGTTGAAACCATCGGCAAATCTAAGCTGTTGGCTAGTACAGAGATGAATAACTCTGGAAATCTCAACAAGCATGAAGAAGCTTCCACTAATTTTCCATTGGAAGATGTTTCATCTGCTGAAGAGAATGAGTGTGATGAAAAGAAGCTCAAGTCTTCACTGAATGATTTAGTTATGGATCCATGCATCGAGTTTGCAATCAAAACTCTCACCGGTGCAATCCCGATAGAAGATGTGAACAAGATGCATGAGGCGTCACCCATCCAAGTGATATATGGGCCGATCCTTGTTTTGAGTTCGGGGTGAAGATGCTTACCAGTGAAATCCCAGTCGAGGATAGCTCCCATTTTCAGATCGCATTCCAGCTGCTTCTTAGCTCATCAGGAACCACTACCAAATGACAATTCCAACCACTGTATTACAAACAAAATGTTTGTAGCATGTTTCTAGGTTTAGATAGATGTTCTGTTTTGATGCCCTTGTCTAAAATTACTTGAAATATTTGTCATTCTAGTGACTTTTTGCAGCAGCTGGTTAGGCTTTCCTGATTTTGTAAATCTATCTGGATAATCTGAATTATCAGACTTCAGATTACATGGTCCAGACTCCAGAATGATTTTTTGAAGAATTTCAGTGTTCTTAAACATTACTACTGTATGTCACAAATGCACATAATGATAATATAAATTGAAGCGAAATGCAggtatatggagtattaaaaaaaacagCAGCCACGTTGCCATGAGAAACCTATAGATTGATGTCGGTTCAATGCCAAACCCATGAGATGCATATAACAATGtgtaatactagtatataactCTATTATAAGGTTGCTATAGCACTATCAATTCTAGACAACACTGGATCCAGCACGAACTCGTAATGTATCTGTTCTCTCGCTTCTTTCCATAGCATCTACTAGCCACTTAACACTTTCTTTGATCCCAAGCCTGCGGTCACACCCAGAAATTGTCATGTCCACATCTGAACATATCCTACTTCAGTTGCTCTCCTACCAAATAAAGTCTAAGCAAAAGAATGTGTTTACCCATCAGTTGCCGAAACTGCTTGAAATGCATAAACTCTTTCGTTCAATTTTTTTAGGTCCAGATATCGAGCAAGTGCATCAGCATGTACAGCATCTTTGAGATCCTGCAATTTACAATCTAATAAGTTACTAGAGATATTTCTTTGCAACATTTTTATTTACTTCATATATAAGGATTTAGTAACTTATGGTGAACAGATAATAAAAGACTGTATTAAGAGGGCCCTCAATATTTGTTTTGTGATATAGTAACATTCAGGATTACGCAGATGGTCTTGTGAGGTTATCTGTGACCATTATTTCATAACCTCAGTTCAAGAGTACTTAACAAGATCTAGAAGTATAAGACTATGAAATGAAGTGTTTGATAGTACTCTTTTTCATTGTCAAGAACATCCCTTCTGGCACAGGACAAGATGTTTACCTGTTTATTTGCTAATATCAGAAGTGGAGCTCCTAGCAAATCCTCATGCCGAAGAACCTTTTCTGCAAACCAAATTCAAATTGTAATGCCTTTTGAATACAATGTTACACATAATGAAGAAACACACGAATAACAACAAGAAGAATCATTGTAATGCAGTACTATAAATATTCTTGCCTATAAACATTACCAAGAGCAGATATTGAATCTTCAAAACGGGATGGACAAGCAGCATCAATTATATAAACTACAGCATGTGCCTCTTCATAATATTTTTCCCAAATGGAGCGAAGACCAGGCTGGTGAAACATGGTAAGTATCTAATCAGTCAAAATTTTCTCAAACAGAATAAGGAAACAAAAATCAAGCCCTTAAGTGGCCTGCTGAAAAGAAATTGTCATTAGAGTTTAGAGCAGAGCTATTTAATCCCCTTTCCGCTTAAAAGAATTGCGCCTGACCCATAATCAAAGTGAACGTGTGCTCAACTGGGTAGAAACTTCCTCCTTATTCTTAAGGAAGGGGGGAGCTTATTTGAAGGGAACACCAACTATGCATGGCGAAAAGGGCACTCCCCTCTCAAGTCTCAACACACATGTTAAGAGTATTTGAAAGGGAACAAACTTTGATAAGTTTGATGATGCAACGATTAGAATGATGCTGCCAAGGTAAAATGGAACTAACATAATTATATTGTTGATGAATGCAGAAAGCTAGAGTGCATTTCAAACCTGACCTCCCAGGTCCCAGAAAACGAGTTTTGTGTTTGACGCTTCAACACGACCAATATTGAGCCCCACTGTTGGAACAATTCGGTCAGGCGGAAGGCCTTCCAAGTTTGAATACTGTGACTTCACTTTCTCCAGTAATGTCTAAGAAACAGAAGTCATGaggaacaaataaaatatagcAAAACACAGAAAGTTGTTTAGCGATTTACTGTTTTGCCAGCTTTGTCAATTCCAAGAATGAGAACATGAAACTCCATCTTGGTGAACATGTACTTCCAGAGtccataaaataatgaaaacatCACTCAGAGTGTTCCGGTTCTCCAGTTATATCTTCTACGAAGTTTATGAAAATAACTAGGAAGCTAACAGTAACAGGctacaacaaaaagaaaaaaaaaaagtcccTGTAAGTAAATGGATAGATGTTGAGCATGTAGGGTGAAACTTACAAATATATACTCCTAGATTATATGATCCGAAAAAATAGGCAACATTGCAAACAAGGATAAAAAAAGTAATAGAGGTAAGGTAACAACAACTATACCACACCCcaaccaaataaaaataaatcattcTTATGGATGGCTATAACGCTCAACCAAATGCATCAGACAGTCTGATTTTTACATTGCCATGACTACAGTCTGAATTGCTAGGATACCTCTCAGCTAAAAAGAGTACGCCACAAACATGTtgcattccatataacttgcaTTGGCTTTGGTCTTCTTCATCAAATGCACAAGTAAATGTTGATATTAATGATCGGCTCTTAAGGAGACACAGAGTGAAATGCATCTCCTTAAGAGCCGATCATCAATATCATTCCGAGTGAAATGCGAGTCGAAAACACTCCGAGAATGAGTCTCCACTAAAAGAGCTTAAAATTCAATTCATACCCcaatctttcatttcaaaaccCATGACTGCTTTAGTTCAGTGAGCACCAGTGAACAAATATAAGAAACCCAAATCTCATCTGATAACTCGAATGTAAAGAAAGGTAAGTAGCATCACACCGCCTGCGTATTGATCAATTAGATTTCAACCAAATTATCCTAAAACACACCGAGACGATCCAGCATTCAAACACATTAGAATTCGTGTACAGGTCTAGAAAAAACAAATGAAGGCTCGAATAATCGGGATCAAGAAACAAGTGGCAATGCAACAGAAATCAAAACACACAAATCCGTataatttgaaaaagaaacgTTAGGTGATAGGAATTCGTACCTTCGGTTGTTATTTGTTAAAGAATGAAATGAATGGAACTAGCTCCCAAATGTGTCGGTAGTTTAGGCGTAGCAAAATGGTTTGAAGTTTTGAACGAGGCGAGATTTGTCTATTAATTTTGGTGATGGCATCGCATCGTTAACCCCAATTGATTGCTTTGTTTCTTCAATCGTTCCGAAAAGAAAAAACTACTAATACTACTACATgttcagaagaaaaaaaaaggaaattataaCGAAAATTAATGTCAACGGCCAATTAAGTACGATTAATCATAGTTATTTATCCTAAattttattcactttatttttcattattactAGAATAACAGTGTCAAGTTTACCGCTAAAATCCAATCAATTTTTTAGCGATATCTGCTTGTTAAAACCAATTAATTTTTTAGCGATATTCGCTTGTTTGATACATGTGCTTTACCGATTATGTTACGTTGAAAATTTAACATATAACTCAATAGTTGTAATTAAGTCGTAATGAGAAATTTTCATCAAAACAACTCCAACAATTTTTAATATTCCCATtaaagaaaatatgaaatacATTGTTGAAGGGAAATTTACCCGAATCTTAGCGAATGGGTTTGGAATGGAATCTGGATAGTTCGATTCATTCAACCCGGCCGATATAGTATGACTTTTGTATCGGCGTATTAAGGGGTATATTTGTCATTGTGTAGGCAGCAAATAAAGGAAATTCCAGATTCCTGAATCCGAACTGCAAAACGAAGAGGGAAGACTCATAATTTTGCTTCCATTTCGCAGCTCAGCATATTGGAAGGAACCCAAAAGGAAATCCATCGTGTATCATCAAATGTATGAAAGTCTTATTCTCTTTCTCAATTGATTTCTGTTTCAACATCTGTAGTTTTACCCTTGTCAAAATTATTGGTTTTGACCTCGTTTTTTAGGCATGGAGGTCTTGAATGATTTTAATTCCTTTATTTGTCCCTTTTGTAACAGTTTATGTAACATCGAATATGAAATGTATTAGTTAGGTTTTTCTAGTTtgtttttgttccttttttttCGTTTGGGGAAATTTTAATCATAACACTCTCTGTTTCGTCCGACCGAAAATGATCTCATGGAATGTTGATATTCCCAAATTGTTAATCTCCACTTTAGGTTATCTCTCTGTATGAATATGTACTATCAGAAGGTGCTTTATGAGCTatatgttttgattttgttGTTTAGTATCGGTTGAGGCTTGATAATTTGATAAGAGTTAAGTTGTTTCTGTATTTCCGTTATCTGAGTTATCAGTTTGCTGCTGCAGAGTATGATTTGGGACTATTAAATGATTTATCAAGTTGACAATCAAGAATATTGTTCCCTTGGCACATTACTATTGTATCGTATCTTATTTTGTTCTGAATGTTTGCTTGTCATAATACTCTATTGCATGATGTATATTGGATTTGGATTTTGTGACTGAATTTTGTTGTTTGAAGTAAAATGGTTCTTTTTAATATCAACCTGTCATGAAACACAGAGCTTTCTTTAAGGGGTGAAATGAGATATCCAGATTGTAGATAATGAGATGTGATTGCTCCCGTGATTTGTTAAATTGGGCTTGCCAACATGTTGTACGTATATAGCAGTAATGTGGTGGTTAATATCCCTCTTGTGACTGTCATGACCCTTCAGGCTTTAGCTACATGAATGTAggttattaaatattaaaaatgtttGGTTATCATCCATTTGTGCTAATGCTGGCCATTTTGTTTCTTGTGCTAGGTCACGAGTGAAATGGAATGAAGATAATTTAGCTGAAATTGAGGCAAACAAACCTGTCAGGCAGAAAATAACTGAACCAAAGACACCGTACCATCCCATGATTGACGATGAAGATGATGGTGGTATGTATATACAGTTTCAGTTGTAATTATTAAAGTAAATAGGTCCCAAGACTAAATTCCACGAACGTGTCAGGCCTTTAACTATAACCCCACATGGCCACATGATTAAAAAACTCTGAACACACGTTCAACTTCTTTCCGCACTAGCACTACTACCTCCTCCTTTTGTCCAAACAGCAACCTCTTCAAAGTTGTTGGACACATGATTGTTTTCACGAACATAGGATACCGTGACATTGTAGGAGATAATATACGAAATAAAAGAAATGAGTTTGTATTTATAGagttttgaatttgaaaaagaaatgcaTGGATAAAATCTTAGTTGCAACTTTACAGATGTTAAAATTAAAGGCAGTATTGCATATGACGTTAATCCGCTGAATGAAATTCTTGTATTGGTCAGATTTGCAAGTGTATATAACTAAAGATTGTTGAACCACATAGCTCAAGTGGTTTGTATATGGTGTATATTGGCTTATAACTTGTTCCTACAATCCTACTGTTGCAGATTCATCATCTCCTTCGAGAAGAGAAGGTTTCGGGGATCATTTTGAAGATGCATTGAATATACTAGCGACATCATCTTCATTTAATGATGTAGGCTCCTCTAGTAAAACTGGCTCACATCACTCAGGCTGGACATCATCTGATGATGATGCAGGCGCAATGGATCAAGATGAAGAAGGTCTGTCTTTTGCCTTTATTATTGGTTCAAGTATGCACTCATGTTTCCTAGATGGTATAGCATGTATCATCACTTAATCATGTGTTCTTTTGACTAAATTAGTTTTTAGAATTGTAATAGTACTAGTTGTTAAAAATGGTTATAAATGTTCGACTCTGTTGGAACTTGGAAAAGTATTGTGCTTAGCCCCTAAACGGTCATTTGTTGATTTTCATGCCTCCTTTTAGCAGCCCTCGGTATTTCAATGTATTATTGCAATGTGTGATGCTTTACTTTTCTTATCTTTTGTTTTTACACTAGATGACTAACTCAAAAACTACTTTGGCCTATCAGATTCTGATTCGGAGAGGCGCAGGAGCTTTAAGGAGCATAGGAAAGATCACTATGACGAGTTTCTCAAAATTAAAGAGTTGCGACGAAATGGATCCCAACTGGAAGAAGCATCTGACGATGAAACCTCA is a window of Salvia splendens isolate huo1 chromosome 3, SspV2, whole genome shotgun sequence DNA encoding:
- the LOC121794548 gene encoding fasciclin-like arabinogalactan protein 21; its protein translation is MAAAESSCSHWWHAPFYLAMCCTLAFMAISTARYYPSTNPLPTPHALALNASLALRLHGGFHITATLLQISPELFLSSPHTTLFAIQDSAISLLSLPPSSMRHLLRYHAVPATLPMSALLKKPPGFCLQTLAADDTLAITNSTNYTSLTINHVLVSHPDMFLHGPLAVHGVSAPFDAASSQSSKGAVEWKGIIRVLSSNGFVSFAIGLNAVVDGILRDYANLSSVTVLAAPNFEFLSSPSPFLDRIVRFHILRQRFSYVELSAVGNSSLTTLLPASHLHIANFSPNLALNGVQITRPDIFSSKNFVVHGISRTFHFDDFFH
- the LOC121797469 gene encoding ADP-ribosylation factor-related protein 1-like, producing MFSLFYGLWKYMFTKMEFHVLILGIDKAGKTTLLEKVKSQYSNLEGLPPDRIVPTVGLNIGRVEASNTKLVFWDLGGQPGLRSIWEKYYEEAHAVVYIIDAACPSRFEDSISALEKVLRHEDLLGAPLLILANKQDLKDAVHADALARYLDLKKLNERVYAFQAVSATDGLGIKESVKWLVDAMERSERTDTLRVRAGSSVV
- the LOC121793748 gene encoding protein phosphatase inhibitor 2-like; this encodes MSRVKWNEDNLAEIEANKPVRQKITEPKTPYHPMIDDEDDGDSSSPSRREGFGDHFEDALNILATSSSFNDVGSSSKTGSHHSGWTSSDDDAGAMDQDEEDSDSERRRSFKEHRKDHYDEFLKIKELRRNGSQLEEASDDETSITAGVKDIDIQESSRPANGS